The DNA window CCTGTTTCATCCTCCTTAACACCGTCTGTTCTCTTTGAGactcattaaatttatgataaCTCAGCTGCAAATCTAAACCACACGattaacaacaaaacaaatctcCAAAACGGCAAGGCAGAAAGCCAAAAACTCACCAGTGGAATACGGATATTATAACGGTGAAGTAATTTCCAAGAATGCCTTGTATCTTCAGATAGGATTACATCAGCAGATTTTAATACCCGAAGAGCCCTGCcttaatcctaaaaaaaaacacaataatatttttgaaatttataacAAGTTTCAAATCCCGGAATAAGAGTTTAAATAGTTTGCCCTAATTAACCAtaggctaaataaaaaaatgaaaatatcaaaaaaatccaaaattaatattgaaataaaaggagaaagataCCTAGACAGATAGGCTAAATTTACGTTAATCATAAAtgtatgattattaattttgaatgatattaaattaatgtgttGAAAGCTTCATTAATATCACAATCATTAACTAATGAGTATTAGTTTTTGGGTCATACTCTAACTAGgtggtaaaataataattttcttgctAGATTTACCTTTAGTTAATCATAATTATTGGTATCCATCTAATATTTGTCTGACAAAAGAATGGTTTTCCCGCCAGCTAGTGAAAAATTCCGTTGCCGGGAATCGAACCCGGGTCTCCTGGGTGAAAGCCAGATATCCTAACCGCTGGACGACAACGGATGCTTTTGCTAGTTGTACAAGATACATATACATAACTCTGTAAATATTTCCACTCACAGGTAATGCTTTGCCTGCATAAATATTAACCTCGTATTTTCAAACCAAAGCCAATCAAAGACGACTCATTCAAACATCTAGAACATAATTTCTTGCACATTACTTAAACCAATCAATACCTGATCAATCCATATTCACAGATAAAAGGCAATAGTTCATCAAATCACCATTATGATTTGCATGTGCAAAATTAATGATTAGAAGTGGCCAGAAGTAGGATTAACTAGAGAAATAGGAAATAACGAGCCTTGCACATATGGTGGCAGAATGGCAGTCATAGAAGAAAGGTCCACCACAGTGAAGAGGGCAATCCAACCTCATGCCTCTACACCTTCCTCTTCCCATGCATTGCGCAAACTCTCCAAGCCTTTTGTCCTCATTGCTGAAGACTCCCCTCCTATGCTTTGGGGGTTGTTCATGCTTCTCCGTGCTCTTCCCTTCCCTTTCCCACCACAACAAGCCCATTTATACCAGCTGCCACCACCAACTCTGCCTCCCCATCCACCACTGCTACGTCCCCCCCCACATCGAAAACTTATCTCCACCGCCACCTCCTCCTCCATAGTATCCACCATATCTATTCTTGTTGTCGTTGACCACAACTTCAGGATGAGAAGTCTTGTTACGATTTCCTAGTAGCTCGGGAGGATCTAGAGCATTAGTGACATTGACCTGGGTGTAAGCAGCGCTGTTCTTGCACCTCTTAATTCAAGAGATACCATTGCTAGAAACAAGAGAATCCAGAAACTTATCATTTGTGTCTCCATCATTCTAGCAAGCAAAGTTCCGAGGTTAGAATGTCGTAATCTCATGCCACTTCTTAATTATAATAGGTTTATATAATCCATTTGGCAACTTGATTATGGCCGCAACTTGATCCAATAACCAAAcctcaacaaatcaaactcCCTCTGAAATAGAGAAGAGGATGTCTAGGGGCACAGACTTTGTCCCCACTTGCAATTTGGAAGGAAGAAGCAATAATGCAGGCTTCCTCAAAACAGTACGCTATGTAAACTCTGCCTAAGCATGAGCTTATCTGCCATCCATCTTTGAAAGCGATATCACATTCTTGTCATCTCATTTCGAATTCAAGAAAATAGAgtatcacaaaaaaattaacttttcgGAACATATAGGGAAAATAATTCATTGAAGCAtttatagatattaaaaaaataaaaacgatgATTAGACTGACAAGAGTGTCGTTATTATTAGAAATGGGGGCAACCGCAGTGAATATTATTTAGCGGTGCTTGATGAGTGCCTTCCTTTTTCGAGTGACGAGCCttgtcaaaggcataaaaactTGAAGCATAAGAAGATCGAAAGGTGACGCTTTTGAGAACCTTAAAACATTGACAACAAGCCTTCTTTTTCATGCAACAGGCGAGGAGACACCTTTGCTGATAAATGTGAACAAGTCTCTTCCCCACGCACTCGTAAGCCTACCTTGTACAATGATTTGAACCACAAAGCTAACCCCTTTCGCCTAGGCTATTCAGAGACAGCAGGCTCAACAACATTCCTTTACTTCCACATGTATAAAAGGCTTAAAATCACCATGACACACAGAACCGTTCAAGCTAAAAATTCCATGTTCATTCAACTGAAAGTGTTCATGCCATTCTGCGATATGAAATTTTTAACTTGACAATACATACCACAGAATCTCCAATAATTTCTGCTGGAAGATATACATCGGACGCCATTAGAATACATGCAGGTTCTGTTGGAAATCTAATGACCTTAGCTGTATTTGGTTTTTAGTTCCTAATAAGACAGTAATAGTAGGAGAATCCATATAATTTGTTCTCCTTGATTAGTATAGATTGTCTGCGATCCCATAAGGGAAGCACCAAATACAAAGTAAAAATATCAGGTACGTGATTCACggcaaggaaaaaggaaaactgCCAGGGCCTTGGGGGCTTAAAGCCTTGCCAGGCCCCATTCCACACTATCCACGAGAAATAGAACTGGTAGCCTTGTTGTTATACACaaacaacaaatacaaaatggaATTAAACCTTATCATCATGGAACCACCATCTTGTCTCCTTGGGAGATCGTCCACTCCTACAGTTCTTCACATAACGATCATTATCGGCAGGACGTTGCTGCGAACCATCACAGTGTATATGAGCATTGCTATATACTAGTCTTGACAGAAAAGGTAGAGTGAGCAAAAAATGCTTTTAACTCTCAACAAAATTGAACCTAACCTTCACGGTTGCGCTGGATAACATAGACAGAATGCTGATACAGATAGAACTAACAGTCATAGCTGGGGACCATGAATCATACAGTATATCTGCAAGGACCAAGAACAAATGACAAGAATATTACAATTTATCTGTTCCAGGCACAGCTGACTATGTACTTGGTTCAAGAAGGAAGCAAATGAAAAGtcaaataagattattttcATTGTCTTCTGGAGATGGAAAAGTGTAACGAATCTTTGGGCAGTAATGCACAAACCCCTACCCCTCCTTCACACGGATAAATAATATTTGCAACcagaaaaaatccaaatatagtCCACTTGGTTAATAAGTTAATGCTAATGATAAcattgaattgataaattttttgagATGGAAAGCAATACAACagggaagaaaacaaattgaaagtttgctttctatattTCACATTTGTTTTTAGCTTCTACTGCCCAACATAACATTTAATTAACAGAGTAACTAATACATGGACGGAGTAAATTTTGTTTCCAGGTACCACAACCGACCTTCCATACATTGATGATAGTAGGAGCTACCATCGCACACCATTGTTTCAAAAAAACTCATTTGTCAAAAAAGCAAGACGCACGCGCTGCTCCGTCCTACTCACCTACGACAACCACCATCGCTTAAAAATCTCCTTGAGACAATGCTTTGCAAGCACTTATTCAAAGAATCTTAAAATCGCATCATGGACCTTGCAATCGGAGCAAAAACCTAAGGGAATTTGCACTAAAAGCTTAGGCAATACCTAAGTCAATAATCATAACACTTAATTACAGGTAAAGAAATGCTTTAATTCAATAAACTAACACGGAGGAGAGAAATGTCAATAAACGTTACTACTACGAGTTAAGTAATACCTAAACAGATATGTCCGTTGCTATAGATGTGAGGATGCAGAGGAGCCGGCGGGGCGAAAATCACCTGTGTCATCAgtttaaccaaataaaataattaatcacactcattttcaaataattatttcgtataaatttgcaaaaatcacaaaattagaagaaaaaaaaagaaatcactgGCCTGAGGTGCTTCCATAGGGTAATGTTCAGGGAAATCGACTTGAAGCTGATAAGTTTCATTTGCATAAAGAGTGCCTGCGGCTCCATTCGCTTCAATCACCCATCTTTTAGAGAAGAAATAATCCCAAATTAACCAAATTTAGAATCCCCAATCAAAGCT is part of the Populus trichocarpa isolate Nisqually-1 chromosome 2, P.trichocarpa_v4.1, whole genome shotgun sequence genome and encodes:
- the LOC7471931 gene encoding probable ubiquitin-conjugating enzyme E2 18, which codes for MTSSSASSRKALSKIACNRLQKELTEWQLSPPSSFKHKVTDNLQRWVIEANGAAGTLYANETYQLQVDFPEHYPMEAPQVIFAPPAPLHPHIYSNGHICLDILYDSWSPAMTVSSICISILSMLSSATVKQRPADNDRYVKNCRSGRSPKETRWWFHDDKV